In Helianthus annuus cultivar XRQ/B chromosome 3, HanXRQr2.0-SUNRISE, whole genome shotgun sequence, a single window of DNA contains:
- the LOC118490451 gene encoding uncharacterized protein LOC118490451 yields MGGEILKKKGIYVSLERARQRRERYSGDVKTEITGVLYHERTHIWQWNGNGQATRGLIEGIADYVTLKAGYAPSHWVQPGQGDRWDQGYDVTTRFFDYCNGLRDGFVAELNKKMRDGYNVGFFVDLLGKTVDQLWAKYKAT; encoded by the exons ATGGGGGGtgaaatactaaagaaaaagggtatATATGTGAGCTTAGAGAGGGCGAGACAGAGAAGGGAAA GGTACTCTGGTGATGTTAAGACTGAGATCACTGGCGTACTTTATCATGAGAGGACACATATTTGGCAATGGAATGGTAATGGTCAAGCTACGCGAGGATTGATTGAAGGAATTGCCGATTATGTGACGCTAAAGGCTGGGTATGCGCCTAGCCATTGGGTTCAGCCAGGACAAGGGGACAGATGGGACCAAGGGTACGACGTGACGACCCGATTCTTTGACTATTGTAATGGTCTTAGAGATGGGTTTGTGGCCGAACTTAATAAGAAGATGAGAGATGGATATAACGTTGGTTTTTTCGTTGACTTGTTAGGAAAGACGGTTGATCAACTATGGGCCAAATACAAAGCTACTTAA